TGAGGCCCGGCCACCGCATCACCCGGGATCACCAGAAAGGCGAAAGCCGCGGCGGCACGAGTTCGTCCATGTCGCGATCGATGATGCCTCGCGCCTACCCTTCTCCCAGATCCGGCGTGATACGAATTTGTTGCTCAGGAAGAGCAAGAGGAATCGGCCTTGGTTTCGAGGGAACAATACGTGTCGGCGGTTTCGAGGGGCTTATTCCCGCGATATCTGATCGTAGGCGCCCTCACGGGCCACTTTTCGGGTTAGGCCCGGGGTGAGGCTCGTCAGCTTTTCGACAGCTAGCCTGCGTACAATTCAGTTTGAAGCTAGCGGCGCGTGGTAGGGACAGCGCTCCCCATCGTGTGTGGGCCCCCGGAGCGCCGAGTCACGTCGCCGCTAACTTCACCTGATCGTCTGACGTTAGGCACGCAACGACCTTCCTGAATCAGGACTCTCGCTCAAGCAGGCTTACGAAATATTTTCAAAACCCATTGTTAGCTTAGCCCAGCGAAAAGCTCTGCTTGCGTTCAAGAGGCGCAAAACTCTAGTTCCGGGCGGTCCAAACTTCGGTCTCGCTGCAACTTCGGACGGACTCTAACTTCTTCCGGAGGAAATAAACAGCGGCAGGTCAGCGCCAGCTAAACTTGCCGATGGTGATGTTGATGGCAGATGCTATGTCTGTTAGCCCGCATTTCTGATGATGCTGACGGGATTATAACAACACCATAGGATCGAGCCCGACGCTCCCTTCGAGCTAGCGGTTTGCGGTCGTAACCGGGTCGACCTTCGGCTCAGGGAGCGGGCCGCGAGACACCCAATCAGTGCCATGGAGAAAGGCGGTGATCAGGAGCGCTCCGTGAGTCCCCGCGGGAGGGATATTACGCCGCGATAAGCTCGCTGAGCATGTAGGTCGCGCCTTTGCCGTAGGATGCGAGCTTTGCGCTCATTTCAGCGTTCGCCGTGACGGGCCCAAAACCGAAACGTTCCCATAGCGGCCGCGTGGCGTAGATCGAGACGAGCGCGAGAGCCGAAACGTCTGACGCGCGCGCGAGTTTCTCGATTGTCGCGACATAGTCGCGAGCCACACCACCGCGTGCATGGGGCAACACCGCGATGTCGTGCACGTAAAGGCAGTCCGCATCGTTGGGCAATCGCTCGAGCAAGGCGTCGAGCGGCGGGATCCAATGTTTCTTCCAGGGATGAGCGAGCCCGTAGCCGACGATCGCTTCGTCCGCGGCGAGCACGCGGCAGCCATCGGAACAAAGCCGGATCTTTTCCGCGAACACCTCGGGGCGCTCGAACAGATCAGGATGAATGCGCGCCGCGATCGCGCTGATCGCAGCAAGATCCGAAGCGCGGGCGGGACGCCAATTTGGCTTGCTCATATCGGTCCGTTGTTCTGTCTCATGCTTCCAGTTTATTCCGTCGCGACGATGCACGCAGCGAAAACTATCTCTGCCGCTGTCTCAGAAATACCCCGCACTCGACAGCGCATCGTGATTTAGCTTAAGTGCCGCAGCCGGCGGAAACTTAGGGTAGTCGGAGCGGTCGCGACGCCCCCTACCCAAAATGCTTTTTGTCCGATCATGCAGGCATAAAAGCGCTTGATCAAAGCCAGCAATCGTTGTCGCCTTTGACCTTACTAGCAGTCCATTCGATCAAGCGACTAGCGGGCCAAGTCAACTGGGACAGGGAGCCGCGTTCTGTCCAACTTGGTCGAATTGCATAAACGCGACCAGACGCGCGGTGTAGCCAATTCCCAACTATTGAGGCTCCTACGGCTTCCAGTCAGCTTCGTCGCAACACTTGAAGTAGACCGCGCTACGCCGCTCGTACTGGCTGAAAAAGGGCACGAAGGTGAGGTCAGCGGGGCGAGTGCCGCGTTGCGCTCGGAAGAGAAGGCGATCCGAAACCACCGGCTCAAAGGCCCTCGATTCCTCTTTGCCCACAAACACAGGCTCGACTCCGCTCCATTCCGTATCCGTAGAGCCGAGATCCGCGGCCAATACGAGGGGGCCGTACATGGCGGCGACCACATCCTGAGAACCTCCAGCCGTCTCGAAGCGCAGTTCCAGTGGCAGATTGAGGCAGACCACGTCGCCCTTTTTCCACCTCCGGGTAATCACGGCATAGCCATTTACGGGCTTAGAAGGTACGGCCTCACCGTTTACTCTGATATCAGCGCGCCCATTCGCCCAGCCAGGAATGCGTAGTGCCACCGCGAATTTGTCGAGCTCCACTGCAGCGAGTGTGAGCTTGATCTCAGATTTAAAGGGATACTCGGTTTCAAGAGTAAGTGCGACGCCTTTGGTTTGCCATTGTGCAGCGGAAGGGATGTACAAATTCACGAACAGCGTGTCCTCCCCTTCCCAGAAGATAGAATCGCCGTGCTTCGCGTGGCTTTCCATTCCAGTGCCAACGCAGCACCAGAACACTTCCTCATTCGGACCTGAATATCTGCGCGCCACACCAGTCCTCATCGGCATATAATAGGCAAAACCGTCCGTCTCTGGGTTATGGGCCGCCATGACGTGATTGAGATGCGCGCGCTCGTAATAATCGAATAGCGCGCCATTCGGCGCCCAGGAATAGAGGTGTCGTGTGAGCTTGAGCATGTTGTAGGTGTTGCAATGCTCGCACGTGGAGTCCATGAGGTGTCGCGCGGTCGTATCGGGCTCGAAGAAATACTCCCGTTCGGCGTTCCCCCCTATAACATAGCTGTGGTGCCGCGTTACGCGCTCCCAGAAGAAGCGAGCCGCATTGCCTGGCGTATTTTTGCCGGAAAGCTCATGGATGCGCGCGAAACCGACCACCTTGGCGATCTGTGTGTTGGCGTGCATGTAGGCAAGGCGGTCCTTGCGCGCGACTAAAGGATCGAAAAGCTTGCGGTCACAGATGCGTTCGGCGATCGTGAGCCAGCGCTGATCGCTCGTGCGCGCATATAGCTCGGCGTAGCTCTCGTTCAGGCCGCCAAACTCGCACGAAAGCAACTTCTGCATTTGCTCGTCGGTCAGCGCATCGAAGACTTGCGCGACGTAGCCGCCAAGCATAATGGCGACCTCAAGCGCTGTCGCATTACCCCAGGCCGCATGGACGTCCAAAAGCCCCGCTAGTGTCTTATGGACGGTGTAGAGCGGGACCCACGAACCGTTGACATTGAACGGTTGCGGTTCGATTTCGCCGCGCCCGATCTGTTCAAATACCTCTTGACCATCCACAATCCGGCCGTTCTTTGTCCTTCGGCCGAGTGCACCGACATAGCCGTCCTTACGCTTCGATTGGCAGAGCGCGATCTCGTCGACGATGTAATCGGCCCGACGGCGACACTCGCCGTTACCGGTCTGCTGCCAGGCGAGCACGAGAGCGCTCATATAGTGGCCGAGGGTGTGTCCGGCTATCGTGTCTGACTCCCACCCACCATAGATCGGCGCCTTCGGCTTGAGACGCGCGTATTTGCGGTAATTGTGCAGTAGACGATCCGGGCTAAGCGAGAGTAGGAAGTTGATGTTGCTTTCGACTGCGGTCGCATAGTGTGAAGGGCGAAGGCGCACATCGGTCAGCGGCAGTGGATTGGCCTGCAGTGGAAATTTGAACGCGGCCGTCGCGGCGCCCGTCCGGACCGCACCGCAAAATGCCGTCGTCGCCACGCCCATCATCCATTCACGTCGATTGTTTGTCATTGCGGCGAATCTCGTTACCAGCTGAACTGCGTTTGCGACCATATTGGGCGCTATTCCAAAAAAAACTTTGAGATCGCATCAAACGCTCCGATGTGCGTTTTCCCAGGGTTGCCTTTTTGCCAGGCTCATCCGAGACGACACCGTGGATGAGCAAACAGCGTGCCGCTTTTTTACGTAGACCGTTTCTCGGCTGGCTGTTGATGCAAGTGCGCGCTCGATAAGCTCATTTTCCTCATTGCTTTCAATCAAACTAGATGCGTCGGTCATAGCGATCAACTGGCCGCCCGTGATCGAGCGTATGCCGGCAGTGACGTCTCGCTGGTTCACTGTGTCCGAGTTCAGACGCGCGGGGTCATCGGCATTCACTCTAACGTCATCTAGACGACATCCACATCTCAAGCCAAAGCCGATGTGCATTGCGCCTCGTTGGCATAATTTCTGCAGGTACCCGGGGACGATCAAGGCTTTCTGTGCTCCAGAAGCAGATGCGTCAGCCCAAGAAGCCAAGCGCTGACGCAACGTCTGTTACGTTCGACATGCCCGCGGTATCCGGCACAAGAGGACAGCTGACCATCATGCATAAGCTCGGCGTCATGTATAAGGTGGGCGCTTTGATGATTGCGCTCTTAGCTTAGCAGGAGGCGGCTGCCGTGAACGGTTCGAAAGGCAACACGGAAGACGAGGTTCTGCGTCGTTCTGATTACAATCGAGCGCTCACGATAAACGATCAGTACGCCAGACTGATGATCGATACTCCGGAGGTCGCGTTCTGGCTCGCAGATGGTGCGCAGTTCGCGTATCGATTGGCGAGTAACGGCAAGCGCCAATTCATACTCGTGAATGTTGCCGACGGCAGAAAACAGCCAGCTTTCGATCATAAGAAGCTAGCTGCTGCGCTGAACCGCGTAGGCCAAAAAGACTGTAATGCCGATGATCTGCCATTCGACCATTTTGAGCTCGCTGACGATGGTGGCAGAATAACTTTTCAGATTGAAGACACCACTTGGAGCTGCGAGCTTGTAAACTACGCTTGCTCAAGCGAGACAAAGCTTTCCGGAATCGACCAGCAGAGCCCGTACGATGATACGCCATCTTCTGAAAATGATCCTAACAGGACAAGCGTGTCGCACGACGGGAAATGGCTCGCCTATGTCAACGATTTCAATCTATTCTTGCGCAGCAAGGAGGGCTCGAAGGACATCCCTTTGACTTGGGACGGATCTGAAAGCAACTATTATGCTTTTTCGACGTTGAGTTGGTCCCCAGACTCGCGTCGCCTCGCAGCTTACCGCATCCGCCCGGGCCAAAATCGGGAGATTCATTACATCCAATCATCCCCAAGCGACCAGCGCCAACCGAAGCACGGGACGATGACATACCCGAAGCCCGGCGATGCTCTGGCATTGCCACAGCCGGTGCTTTTCGACGTCGGTGATCATCGCGCGATAGCAATCGACAATGCGTTGTTCCCAAATCCCTATGGCCTGTCTCCCATCCAGTGGTGGAAGGACAGCCGCGGATTCACCTTCGAGTACAATCAACGGGGCCATCAGCTTTATCGTCTCGTCGAGGTCGAAGCGGCTACAGGCACCGTGCGAACTCTCATCGATGAGCGCAGCAATACATTCATTGATTACCAGCCCCTAAAAATGGACCCGTTGAAGACAGGCAAGACCTTCCGCTACGACGTTGAGGACGGGCGGGAGATCATCTGGGCCTCCGAACGCGACGGATACGAGCATCTGTACCTATTCGATGGACGTACTGGCGAGCTTAAAAACCAGATCACGCGTGGAGCTTGGGTAGTCCGTTCCGTCCATTACGTAGATCCTATCAAGCGCCAGATTTGGTTCAGTGCAAGCGGGATGAATAAAGGAGAAGATCCCTATTTCGTCCACGCCTACCGCATCAACTTCGATGGCACGGGACTAACGTCGCTCACGCCGGAAGCGGCTAATCATCACATCGCGTTATCGCCAGACGGTCGCTACTATCTAGACTTCTACTCACGGAGCGATATCCCGCCGCGCCTAATCTTGTACCGAACCATTGACAACTCGGCGGTCGTGAAGGTCGAGAGCGCCGATATTTCCGCGCTCGTAGCTGCTGGCTGGCAGCCGCCACTGACGTTCCATACGAAGGGGCGAGACGGCGAGACCGAAATATGGGGGATTATTCATCTTCCGATCAACTTCGACCGAAGCCGCCGATATCCGGTCATTGAACACATTTACGCCGGCCCGACCGGTTCTTTCGTTCCAAAGTCTTTCTCGACCCTTGTGGAGCCGCTCACACAGCTTGGATTTGTCGTCGTTCAAATTGATGGAATGGGCACGAACAACCGGTCGCGTGCGTTCCACGACATTGCCTGGAAAAACCTGAAGGATGCCGGCTTTCCCGACCGGATCTTGTGGCACAAGGCGGCGACCGCGACGTTTTCGTGGTACGATATCTCGAACGTCGGCATTTTTGGTGGCTCGGCGGGCGGTCAAAGCGCGGTGAACGCACTGCTCTTTCATTCCGATTTTTATAAGGTGGCCGTCGCCGACAGCGGCTGCTACGATAATCGTATGTACCACATCTGGTGGAGCGAACAGTGGATGGGGTGGCCGGTCGGCATTGAATATTCGCATTCTTCCTCCGTCGACAACGCTCACAGATTGCAAGGTAAGTTGCTGCTCATCGTGGGCGAATTGGACCGCAACGTCGATCCGTCCTCTACATTCCAACTGGCCGACCGACTTATCCGGGCAGGAAAATACTTCGACATGCTTGTGGTCCCAGGCGCGGATCACGGAACGCCCGGGACTTACAAAGTTCTCAAGGTCCTGGACTTCTTTGTTCGGAATATCCTCAGACAGACACCGCCTGATTGGAATGACCCATCCATTGACGTCCTAAAGGGCCAAGAGGCTCGATCATCGTGCGAAGAGCCACCACGCGAGGCTGCTGAGACCTGCAAAACTGAGTCGAGAAGAGGCTTCTACGCCATCAGCATCGAATGTAGGCGACGACTTCCAATGGGAAATAGAATCTGTTGTCAAGTAGCTGGCCCAGAGCGACTTGACAGCCCTTCGGAAGGGCCGTCGTGACGCTGCCAAGCTTTCGATCACGCCACAAAAACCATTGGAGCGTCAGCGAACGCGTTCCAGAGCGCGCTGGTCAACGACAGCCACGGCTGTCCCGCAGCTTGGATGGACGGCAGCGGTTTTGTGCATGCCTTTGGGGCGTCCACAACGACACGGCGGGCATGGTCTATGCCTCAACGCCCACGGTTCGGAACAACTCATTGACGACCCCGCAGCCGGATCACGTCCTCGGTTGTCAGCACAGGCTTTGCCTATCTCCACCCGTATTACATAAACAGCAGTAACAGCATCTTTCTGTTTCTGCGCGGTTCACGACATCGGGCTCAAACATGCCGCAGCCAGTCTGCCGCAAAGCACCAGTACAAAATTCCCCAGCCAGTACTCATTGAATGCCTTAAAAAAGAGCGGCCGAGTGGCTGTCCGCTCCCTCAGGGGGAATGCCGGCGTATTGTGGGCTTGGATCGCAATTTCCGGAGCCGACTAGCGATAGCGACTTCGCTTCTTTCGAGCAGGATAGAAATCCGCCTTGGGGTTTCGTTTTTTGAAGCGAGTTCGAGAAGGCGCTTCTCGTCTTCTTTGCTCCACGGCCTAGAACAATTCCTTGGCATGCTTCACTCGCGTCGCGTATTTCGTGAATTGACCATGTCAGGGCACTGATCAATCGGATACTAGCATTGCGGCCCCGAAGATAATCGGCGTAGAGGGGCTGTCATCTGCCGTCTTTCTGCTCGATTGGCCTCCGGTGAGACGAACATCTTTGCCGGGGTTGCTTTCGTCGCCATCTTTTCGATGACTTACGGGGTGAGCCGTAGGTCAAGCGAAGAGCAAACGTTCCTAGAGCGAGTGCGATCTTTTCGAGAACTTTGATTAACAGGCGGCGCATTCCAACATTCAACCTATGAGCGTATTTGTGAATGCTTACCTGAAAGGGAAGTTCCGGACGATGAGTGAAGCTTGTCGAGTCATCCACACTCTCCTCCTCCAGTGCGGCCGGATAAATGGGCGCGTCGTGTGCGCGCAAACCTCGCCCTATTGAGGGCCTTTTTGCGCTGCTTTCGTTTGTCTACTCTTCGCCGCGCAAACCCCAACCGGGAACAGAATGACGTGAGTTCTATGCCTGAAGTCGCAACCGAAAAAGCTGCCAGCGCAAAGCATCTGTTAGAGATGCCGCACGAGGGGATTACACAGCTTGGGCGCTGGCCATGGAAGTTGTCGCCAACCGCTATCGGGCATCTCCACGGATCTCGGAATCGCAGCGCGAGGATCTGCTGCTCGCAGTGGTGCGCGCTCAATTCGCGGCCATCCAGCATCTGTCGCGCTCATACTCGCGAGGCACAAATCGCCGCCGCAATGCAAGCACTCGCAAATCAGATTTCAGTATGGGCTGAGCCTCGAGATGTGACCGCGCAGCGGGGACGGCATTTTCTGATCGATCTCGATTCGTGGGCGCACATATTCCGAAACGATTTGCACAACATCCGTTTGCTCGAGCAGATCGAGGAGCGAACCGCACAGCGTCGGGCTGAACAGATCGAGGCCTTGCGGTTGGACGTCGGCGCGCAGCGACGTTGCCGATAGCGAATCGGAGCAGGGAAAGTGTCAGACCCGATCCTCAACATCCGAGATCGTGCGCGGCACGTCCGGCTGGGCATTGGCTCAGAGTATAACAGCGTTGCGGCGACCAGCGCCGCTCAAGACTGGCAGGAGATTCTGACCACGAGGTGGGATCAGTTTGGTGACAAGTTCAACGGGGTGTACAGACCGAACACTACTCGGGCCGATCTTCAAAGTTTGCTTGAGGCCGCCTCGAAAATTCTTTCCGGAGCGATCGAGACTGTAGAAGGAAAGCTGGACTTCGAGATGAAGCGGCTGCTGAGCAAGTGAGCGCAACAGCGGTCGGATAACGCCGTGTACGAAACGGCTTGAGGGCCGGCCCACGGGCTAGGGTATCTTGAGGCGCAAGGCAGCGTCGCCCCTAGGGGTAATGCGGTAGCTCCCGGATCGGCTTCCACGTTCAATCCAGCCCTTGGCCACCATGTTTAGGATGGTGCGGGGGCCAGTCGGCTCAAGAGCTCTCAGCGTGAGCTCGCGGCCGGACCGCAGCTTCTGCAACGCATCTCGCTCAGAGCTGGTCGGTAGATGGCTAGCGCGGGCGGGCATTATTTTTTCGCC
This genomic interval from Bradyrhizobium sp. CB82 contains the following:
- a CDS encoding glycoside hydrolase family 127 protein, with protein sequence MTNNRREWMMGVATTAFCGAVRTGAATAAFKFPLQANPLPLTDVRLRPSHYATAVESNINFLLSLSPDRLLHNYRKYARLKPKAPIYGGWESDTIAGHTLGHYMSALVLAWQQTGNGECRRRADYIVDEIALCQSKRKDGYVGALGRRTKNGRIVDGQEVFEQIGRGEIEPQPFNVNGSWVPLYTVHKTLAGLLDVHAAWGNATALEVAIMLGGYVAQVFDALTDEQMQKLLSCEFGGLNESYAELYARTSDQRWLTIAERICDRKLFDPLVARKDRLAYMHANTQIAKVVGFARIHELSGKNTPGNAARFFWERVTRHHSYVIGGNAEREYFFEPDTTARHLMDSTCEHCNTYNMLKLTRHLYSWAPNGALFDYYERAHLNHVMAAHNPETDGFAYYMPMRTGVARRYSGPNEEVFWCCVGTGMESHAKHGDSIFWEGEDTLFVNLYIPSAAQWQTKGVALTLETEYPFKSEIKLTLAAVELDKFAVALRIPGWANGRADIRVNGEAVPSKPVNGYAVITRRWKKGDVVCLNLPLELRFETAGGSQDVVAAMYGPLVLAADLGSTDTEWSGVEPVFVGKEESRAFEPVVSDRLLFRAQRGTRPADLTFVPFFSQYERRSAVYFKCCDEADWKP
- a CDS encoding GNAT family N-acetyltransferase; the encoded protein is MSKPNWRPARASDLAAISAIAARIHPDLFERPEVFAEKIRLCSDGCRVLAADEAIVGYGLAHPWKKHWIPPLDALLERLPNDADCLYVHDIAVLPHARGGVARDYVATIEKLARASDVSALALVSIYATRPLWERFGFGPVTANAEMSAKLASYGKGATYMLSELIAA
- a CDS encoding S9 family peptidase, which encodes MNGSKGNTEDEVLRRSDYNRALTINDQYARLMIDTPEVAFWLADGAQFAYRLASNGKRQFILVNVADGRKQPAFDHKKLAAALNRVGQKDCNADDLPFDHFELADDGGRITFQIEDTTWSCELVNYACSSETKLSGIDQQSPYDDTPSSENDPNRTSVSHDGKWLAYVNDFNLFLRSKEGSKDIPLTWDGSESNYYAFSTLSWSPDSRRLAAYRIRPGQNREIHYIQSSPSDQRQPKHGTMTYPKPGDALALPQPVLFDVGDHRAIAIDNALFPNPYGLSPIQWWKDSRGFTFEYNQRGHQLYRLVEVEAATGTVRTLIDERSNTFIDYQPLKMDPLKTGKTFRYDVEDGREIIWASERDGYEHLYLFDGRTGELKNQITRGAWVVRSVHYVDPIKRQIWFSASGMNKGEDPYFVHAYRINFDGTGLTSLTPEAANHHIALSPDGRYYLDFYSRSDIPPRLILYRTIDNSAVVKVESADISALVAAGWQPPLTFHTKGRDGETEIWGIIHLPINFDRSRRYPVIEHIYAGPTGSFVPKSFSTLVEPLTQLGFVVVQIDGMGTNNRSRAFHDIAWKNLKDAGFPDRILWHKAATATFSWYDISNVGIFGGSAGGQSAVNALLFHSDFYKVAVADSGCYDNRMYHIWWSEQWMGWPVGIEYSHSSSVDNAHRLQGKLLLIVGELDRNVDPSSTFQLADRLIRAGKYFDMLVVPGADHGTPGTYKVLKVLDFFVRNILRQTPPDWNDPSIDVLKGQEARSSCEEPPREAAETCKTESRRGFYAISIECRRRLPMGNRICCQVAGPERLDSPSEGPS